DNA from Debaryomyces hansenii CBS767 chromosome A complete sequence:
caagACCTAATTTTGTGAAGTTGTGAGTAACTTGATCTATATTCTCAGTTAACTTTGTCAATGTAGTCAAGTTATTAGATAACAAAGGTTGTAGTTGCTTTTGAAGAAATGTATTTCTAAATGATTGTGAATTCGTAACTTGTATGTTTTTAATGTTTATAGGAGTACTAGCATtatctttaaataattcttcaagaaacTCTTTATTCTGTTTGGTCATCAATTCCTGTTTGGAATGCtgtaattcttcaagagttttttcttctttgctCTTAACTTCTTGGAAGTTAGATGATAGTCTATCTATCATCTGATCATCATGTTCCAATGACATCTTTAGGATTAATACGTAAAAGCTTACTTCTAAACCCGAAgtttttaaaaattgaaattatatttgtGCGAATTTCTTAAGTGTTGGAATCAAAGCCtatcaaaatttgaagactATATTACAAAGTTTAGCTACAAGTTTGTtactatataattttaCATTACTTGTTGATACTCATAATTAGTcctatttaaaattattcaatgtgAATTATAATGTTCTTTTGTCAAACAAGGACTAAACGATGTCGATACATATATTTCAGTcgatttgaaattgaaggaCACCAAGTATGTGAATGACGACATTATTAAGAGTTTGACTTACCATTGAGACCCCAAATACGAATGCAACACTTCTATCTGCATCCAACATAGtttaatataatacaatgagaaatataaataccAGACGAAACATTATCAGAATGTATACCTAACCTTTCTCGTTTCGACAGGAGCACATATTCGAAGccattaataaatgaaatcGGCACTCAATATTCTATTATGACCCTGGAATTAATCTGGAGGAGAAATCGCCACTTGAGGAATTGAATGCATACTATTAGTTGTACTACTTATCAATGCACTCGTTGGACTCAAGTATTCGTTTGACATTCCTGCTTCGCCGATCGATCCAGGGTCCCTTGGAGGGCCATCCCCACgatctttttcatcttcttcgaCTAAAAGCCTTATACATTCCTTACCAGCTTCGGTTTGAAAGTGTCTCCTTAGAGCATCTGCTCTAGCAAACTTTCTTCCACACCCATACGGAGTGCCATCTTTCAAGAATCCTTTGCATTGGAACTTCTTTTCCCCCGTATGCAAATCCTCGTGTCTTTTGCGATCATGCTGCCTGGCGAATGCCTTCCCGCATACATTACAAATAAAAGGTCTCTCATCGGTATGGGTTCTAAGATGTGATTTTAAGTTATATGGCCTGGTAAACCTCTTATCACACAAGTGACATGCATACACAGATGGATGCTTTTGAGTTCTTTTGGACGATTGATTAGGTGATGCCAATTCTAACATCTTTTCCCTAGATGAAACTACACCATTCTTCGAAACAACAGAACCTCCTTCATCATCCATATCTTCTTCCTGAGGTAAAGACTTTGACCCTGATCTGGAATTCAGCCGAGACCGCAGGGTTTTCGCAACATGATTCCTCTTTCTACCTCTTTTAATAGTTTGAAACTCATCTGGATTCAACAACGAACTTTGTTGATCTGATACGTCCGAAATAACTGAGCCTGGGCTCGTAGGtgttaattgataattggGTATTAATTCATTACCAGAATTTGGCTTATGAGGAGAATTATTAGACGAATTATGCGATGAATTACTGAATAAGGATGGTGTCTTGGCTGCTACTTCTTCGGGTGCCTGTTCTATGGAAATTGATACTTCTCGTTGAGATTCTTCTTGCAttgtattataattaatcaaattattttccGTCAACTTGTTCATGGAATTTATGTTTTGTTGATAGTTGTAATTATGGTTATTCGAGGCTAAATTATTGTTGCCATTATACTGTTCCGGATGTCCATTATATGCTTGGGTAACCGAGTAATTAAACTGTGGAACTGGTTGTTGTATATGGTTTTCCGACATTCCCATAAGATTGGTACTTGAAATAGAACCACCTAAGGCTATTTCGGTATCGAACGTATTAAAATGACCCtgattatttgaatcaaGATACTGTACTTGCTGACGTGGGGGCTGCGGCATATCAGAATAAGCATTACTGAAGTGTGATGCGGCATCAATATACGGACTACCTGGATTCAGTGAGGTATCACTGTACAATGAATGTGATGAATACACTGATGGTGATTGTGGATGGAGATGACTCAGGTTTCCGAACATGTTTGGCGGCGATAATAACTCGCCATTCAACTGTTGGAGGTTATTCGAATTCAATGACATTCCCGCATTGTTCCCCAAGTTAAGATTTACATTCTTGTTGAACATCCCATCATACATTTCTCCATTATGTTGGTTTTTCCCTGCTGAAATTGACGAATTCGAATTCGTATGCGATGTCCCCTGACTTCCACTTTGCATTGCCGGTTGCATCGGTAGCGCATTCACTGGAACCCCCATCACTGgttttataaataaatcttCGTTTTCTGGTTTAGGGTATTGACTCTCGCCCACTGGGTTATAATGTCCCTGTCCAGCCATATTTATAGGGCTGTTTAACTTTATATCTACCGGTGGTGAAAGATTCAATATATCATATAGCTGATCTTCTTCGCTCTTTATTTCATTCGACATATTGACACACCTTAATTACCCACTAATAAAAAACTCTATTgttttttattttaatttactGATCAAGTGCACCTCAAGTTATGTTCTAATCAATGAATTACGTCACCAAATATTGTGTCCTCTCGTTTTAATCGTAATTCGATCGTGTTTTATCAGGCTCGATAGACtattattgtattattttcacCACTGACCTCAATATACTAGTAGTACCAGtaaatacttcaatatAACGCTTTAAAATGGCGCAGTTGATATCATGAGATTTTGAGCTTCACACGAAGAGCCATTATATAGTGTCTATGAGCTACGATGACATCTATTCAATAGGACCAACGTGATCCGTACACCTAGAGCCAAACATCCGTCTGCACGGCTAGCCGACAACGGTTCATCGAATGCAACTAAATATTGAGAATGCATGTGGGTAAACTGGTTTTGACTACAACTGAGGAACACTTGACAAGATGTAGGAGTGAGTGAGTGGGAGGCAGGAGTGGTTCCTGTGAGGTATGAGCAGTTAATCGGGAGTACTAGCAGAGTATACGGTAAGGTTGTAGGTAAATCCAACGGATTATGTATTTGGCATAGAAAGTAAAGTGTACGACGCTATTTGATGATTCTTGTATTCTCATGAGCCGAGGCTATTTGAAAACTGTATTTAAGATGAGAGTACCAGATAGACTAATAAGGTTCTGTTCTGTGCGTGTATGGTTTAAATGCAATATGTATCTAATGTAGGTTACAGCATGTAGGGTTAATCGAGCGAAACGTCTATTACCACATGCCATATGTCAGGGGCAAATGTCTTGACCTTGTTTATTGCAACGACATTTCCTTCAAAGTAATCCGCTACCTTTTGGCCTACTTGGGCAAAATCTTCGACGTGCACATTCTCATGAACGTGAATTACGGTGCTGGTCGACGACTTGCGTGTCAAAGCCTTGGTAATAGACCACGATGGAGTGGAGGTGGGTAAAAGACCGAGATTTATATGGGCAAGAGGTAAGGTTTTTCCAATTTGCAGGTATCTATCCATGGCATACTCGTTAGACTCGTGGAAAATATAGACCGATACGCCGTCCTTGTCGTACTTATTGTAAGAAGCATGGTCAAGCGATTCTTGTCGCCTGATTAACTTGTAGCTGTAACCGTTTTTAGAGACACTCTTTATCAAGCCTTTGATGGACCACGGATTGATTTCCCAACAAAAGACCGTCGCTCCATTTTTGAGATACGATAAAGTAAAGTATCCTATTCCCGCATACAAGTCGAACACACACTTCTTGTTAGCATCTTTACACTGCTCCAATACccttttcttctctttgaTATTTCCTCTCGAAAACATTGTATACCGAGGTGCCCATGTTTGATATATTCCGTTTTGAACGGCTGAACACCAAAAAGCCTGCTCAAAGTCCTGTTCGCTGGGAGAGTCAAACATCTCCTCCGTGGGCTCTGGCCCAAAATCACCATAAACCGGCAATATATTAAAAGGTCTTCTCATTATGTCTTGTTCTATGATAGGCTTATTGACCGCGATATGGGTCAACCCAGCCGGAAATACTCCACTCGAAAGCACGTATCCAAAAAATTCGTCCTTAAGCCCCCCATCTTCAAAGAACCCTCTCCATACATCACTATCAAACGTACCCGAGTTCAATAGGATCATTGGAGGATACACCGACCATTTCTTAGGTAAGTGttccaataatttttcaacgttTCCTCCAAACCCCATGTTCGTCAAAAAACCTCTAACAACACCCTCTAGCGTACTTTTATCAGACTCTTCCTTCTCATAGTAACCTATCTCTACATCATTTCTAGGAATGCCTTCCAATTCCTCTATTTTCTTGCATGTCGTATATAATTGGTGCAAATTCCCCGATCTATTTATCTTTTTATTCCGATTGAACAAGCCCAACTCTTCCAAAAACACCTTTACTGGCTTTATATGAGTTGAGTTCTCGATTCCAACCACGATACACCGAGTCATCATTCTAATGTCTCTGCTACCTAACCGTTATCATCgtattatcatcatattatcattcctgaaaaattattcgatTATGTAATCGTTAGGTGTGTTTTTGAATCCCgagaaaattaattaaacGTCCAGTTGGAATAATAGAGGATAATTTGTACGTACAAGTTAAtcatatttaaattaatcaattaactGAAAGTTTAAGGTACGAAGAATCTAAGGCATTCTTAACAActtaatcaattcaatccttttttttaatataatttttgttattataGACATATTTTTATCCTTCATTTATCAAAGTCGTGGAGGTTTTTTTTAGTGGTATTATATTAAAGTATTAACaatctattgaattatattacTATAGATTTTTTATCCCAAGAACAATTACCTTTTTATATCCGTATACTAATCCTGTtactttattaattaaaagtTTTTTGCATAATCAACAATGTCAGATCAACCTAGCACTGAACCAGTCAAGCACACAGAAGCTGCTGAACAGCCAACTGTCGAGCCACAAGCACAAGAGTCCGAAGAACAGGAGGTTAGTGAATCACCAGTGCCAGTTTCCGAAGAAGAACATTCTGCTAGTGAAGAACAACCAAACGAACAGCCAAAtgaacaacaacaacagcaacagccCCATGCAGGTCAACAAGCCCAACAACAAAAGGCTAATGAACAGGCGGTAGACACGAATCCAGCCAGTGCAGTTGAAGGTGGACGTGAGGTGTCCAATAAGATCTTATACGTTGGAGGATTACATAAATCAGTTTCTGACGAAATGTTAAAGGATTTATTTGCTGTTGCAGGCGCCATCCAATCAGTTAAGATATTGAATGATAAGAATAGACCCGGATTCAATTATGCgttcattgaatttgaaaatactCAATCGGCAGACATGGCTTTGCACACGCTTAATGGAAGAATCATCAACAACTCCGAGATAAAAATCAACTGGGCATATCAATCTTCTACCATCAGCTCATTAAACCCAGATGAGCCAACGTTCAATATTTTCGTGGGTGATTTATCCCCTGAAGTTGACGATGAGACTTTAAACAAGTCGTTCTCTAAGTTTCCATCTTTAAAGCAAGCCCACGTTATGTGGGACATGCAGACCTCAAGATCTAGAGGTTACGGTTTTGTTAGCTTTGGCCAACAGGCAGATGCTGAGTTAGCTTTACAGACTATGAATGGTGAATGGATTAGTGGTAGAGCGATCAGATGTAACTGGGCTTCTCATAAACAATTaaacaacaataataattatagaaACAACAACCGTCATCATCAAAACAACCGTCAATTTAGACCGTTTAACAACGCAATCCCACAACAACTTCAAAACCAAAACAACGGAATGCCTATTGGAAATGGCCAATTTAATCCAAACCAGCAAGGTAATATGCCACCATCACAACAGCAACTCCACAATGTTCCACAAGCTAATAACTCTAATAATGGTAATCAAGCAAATATTCCAGTCATGTCTCCCCAATCGTACGATATTGTTTTAAGGCAAACTCCTTCATGGCAAACTACTGTGTATTTGGGAAACATTGCTCACTTTACACAACAAACCGATTTAATTCCGTTATTGCAAAACTTCGGCTTCATTGTTGATTTCAAGTTTCATCCTGAAAGAGGTTGTGCCTTCGTTAAGTATGACTCCCATGAGAGAGCTGCTCTTGCGATTGTTCAATTAGCTGGCTTTACTATCAATGGCAGACCATTGAAATGTGGCTGGGGTAAAGATAGACCACCAATGGGTCAATTCCAGAACTTCGGCAGAGGTGTTCCACCTCCTCCAATGTACAACCAAGGTAGACCATAGAATAGGCGGACCGGAATATGTGCAGACCATTTGCGTATTAagaatgaataatttcacATTTCTTgatatcaagaatttcGTATCTATAAATGGCCTTTTTTTTCGCCTCTTTTCCCACTTTTTTTTTCCTGTTATCTCTATATGTCTTTCGTTCATTTGGAAGCATTGGACTCTTGTTTTGTTACGTAAAATCCGATATAAAAGctaaataaaaaatatgttaCTTTCTTCGtagatatataaaatattacaCAAACCGGAGACACCAtcaacttttttttttaaagaaaatatattcattacAAAGACATACACTTTCATTCTACTAAGAATTATTTTACAAGAGAACGTAAGGTATTTGAGCTGATAGGTTCCTTTGGTTCTTCTGTATGACACTGTATATTTCCAAAGAATCCATAGcattttttgttttaataattatatttgtcGTTCCTTTACTTGATCAAACGCTATTAGACAAAGTGCTTCCTGTTacattctttaataatatcatcCCTGGTGGTAACATAAATTCCATatccaaattcatcaaatcaAACAGATTACCGCTTTCGACTGCTTCGACATTAGTTTTATTAAGTATAGTACTTTCTGTTTATTACGGAAGACACCCATTATCATACAGTTTACCAGAGTTCGTTAATAGAGCATTTTCTAATATGAATTCAGGCTATAGGTATATGACTTCAAATAAATCGAGGTTCGGACCTTCCAGACAGTCCAGAGAGACCAGATTTGCTGTCAAAAATGGCGGGGAACTAGGAGGTATTAGTAACGACGGGAACACATGCTTTATGAATTCAGTATTACAATCGTTGGCGTCGTCTAAACACTTATTAAAATTCATAGATTCCTACCTATACTCGGAGATCGAAATTTCAGGAGAGCCGACTCCAACAACGGTGAAATCCAACACCCCAAAGCCGGACTTAGTTTTTACAGCTGCATTGAGGAGGTTTTTGGAAGGCATTAATGGATCATACGGCTCTAGAGGCAAAGAATTTAGTGCAAAGCCGTTGTTAAATAAGATGCCTAATGGACCAAAGCAAAACTTTTTCACCGGTTATAACCAAGAAGACGCACAAGAATTCTATCAATTAGTTATGAACCTCGTTGAAACTGAGTACAAAAAGGATTCTAAGTCTAGGCAGCTGTCTCCTGAACCTGATTCTTCTGAAAAGTCACCTAGTGATAAGTTTGTCGATAGCGCATTAGTCCCTAATTTAATTTCCGGTTGTGAAGAATTGGGTAGATTGGGTAAGGTATATGTGCCTGCGTCACAGGTTGATccaaatttattagaaattgatCACAAAGTTTATCCATTAGATTTAGTTACACCAGTTGACGGGATATCTGTGGAAAGAATTGGATGTTTAGCTTGTGGTGAAGTGGGTGGAATTCGTTACTCTGTTAATAGTGGCTTAAGTTTGAATTTACCGAATAAGTCATCATATTCTGGATATGATTTagattcattaatgaatgaTTGGATAGCACCAGAAATAATCGAAGATGTCAATTGTAATAGATGTGGCTTAGTACAGACGAAGGCATTTTTACTTAGCAAGATTTCTGAAGCAAATAACGAGAAAATTATAGGACAATTCCAAAACAGAgctgatgaaattgaaaaagagTTATTACAGCCGCATATTACGGATGAAGTCTTCgaaaaattatctattaaACAGATGATTAGAAAAActaagaaatcaaaacaaatatcCTTAAGCAGACCACCACCTTTATTAACAATTCATATTAATAGATCCGTATTTGACCCAAAGACCTATATGATAGTCAAAAACCCTAGTAACGTTTCATTCCCATCGAGATTAGATTTGACTTCATATGTTACAGAACCGAAAGACATTAACATGGATGCGAGATTACCTTTCAGAAAGCAAGATGAAAGAACTATCAACATACCACTTGCAGATATCAATAAACCTTCTAATAGTTCTGAATCCGAATCTTCCAATACAGTATCTATGTCTGATCAAGATAATTTCGAGGACAAAGAATTATCACAAAGTGACAGATACAGTAATTCAACATCCGATTCCTCTGAGAACCAAGATAATTGCATCGCATTAAATCCAAAACTCTTGTATAATTTGAAAGCCGTCATATCCCATTTTGGTACGCATAACTACGGtcattatatttgttaCCGTAGATTACGTGGATCCTGGTGGAGGATCAGTGATGAATCTGTCTATGTTGTGACGGAAAATGAAGTCTTGAATTCACAAGGCACCTTCATGTTATTCtatgaatataatgatgGAGTGAATGAAATTTTGCAGCACTtagatgacgatgaagaagaagatcagGAATCGGAAAGCGCTCATGGTAATCTGCAGTGTGCTTTAGATAGTGAATCATACGAGAAAAACAATACTCCCACAAAATTGGAAGACgatgattatttaaataacagggatgatgatgattctCAGAGTAGTGGCTT
Protein-coding regions in this window:
- a CDS encoding DEHA2A09966p (some similarities with CA5657|IPF14682 Candida albicans IPF14682) — protein: MSNEIKSEEDQLYDILNLSPPVDIKLNSPINMAGQGHYNPVGESQYPKPENEDLFIKPVMGVPVNALPMQPAMQSGSQGTSHTNSNSSISAGKNQHNGEMYDGMFNKNVNLNLGNNAGMSLNSNNLQQLNGELLSPPNMFGNSSHLHPQSPSVYSSHSLYSDTSSNPGSPYIDAASHFSNAYSDMPQPPRQQVQYLDSNNQGHFNTFDTEIALGGSISSTNLMGMSENHIQQPVPQFNYSVTQAYNGHPEQYNGNNNLASNNHNYNYQQNINSMNKLTENNLINYNTMQEESQREVSISIEQAPEEVAAKTPSLFSNSSHNSSNNSPHKPNSGNELIPNYQLTPTSPGSVISDVSDQQSSLLNPDEFQTIKRGRKRNHVAKTSRSRSNSRSGSKSLPQEEDMDDEGGSVVSKNGVVSSREKMLELASPNQSSKRTQKHPSVYACHLCDKRFTRPYNLKSHLRTHTDERPFICNVCGKAFARQHDRKRHEDLHTGEKKFQCKGFLKDGTPYGCGRKFARADALRRHFQTEAGKECIRLLVEEDEKDRGDGPPRDPGSIGEAGMSNEYLSPTSALISSTTNSMHSIPQVAISPPD
- a CDS encoding DEHA2A09988p (similar to uniprot|Q04235 Saccharomyces cerevisiae YML005W TRM12) → MMTRCIVVGIENSTHIKPVKVFLEELGLFNRNKKINRSGNLHQLYTTCKKIEELEGIPRNDVEIGYYEKEESDKSTLEGVVRGFLTNMGFGGNVEKLLEHLPKKWSVYPPMILLNSGTFDSDVWRGFFEDGGLKDEFFGYVLSSGVFPAGLTHIAVNKPIIEQDIMRRPFNILPVYGDFGPEPTEEMFDSPSEQDFEQAFWCSAVQNGIYQTWAPRYTMFSRGNIKEKKRVLEQCKDANKKCVFDLYAGIGYFTLSYLKNGATVFCWEINPWSIKGLIKSVSKNGYSYKLIRRQESLDHASYNKYDKDGVSVYIFHESNEYAMDRYSQIGKTLPLAHINLGLLPTSTPSWSITKALTRKSSTSTVIHVHENVHVEDFAQVGQKVADYFEGNVVAINKVKTFAPDIWHVVIDVSLD
- a CDS encoding DEHA2A10010p (similar to uniprot|P32588 Saccharomyces cerevisiae YNL016W PUB1 Poly(A)+ RNA-binding protein); translation: MSDQPSTEPVKHTEAAEQPTVEPQAQESEEQEVSESPVPVSEEEHSASEEQPNEQPNEQQQQQQPHAGQQAQQQKANEQAVDTNPASAVEGGREVSNKILYVGGLHKSVSDEMLKDLFAVAGAIQSVKILNDKNRPGFNYAFIEFENTQSADMALHTLNGRIINNSEIKINWAYQSSTISSLNPDEPTFNIFVGDLSPEVDDETLNKSFSKFPSLKQAHVMWDMQTSRSRGYGFVSFGQQADAELALQTMNGEWISGRAIRCNWASHKQLNNNNNYRNNNRHHQNNRQFRPFNNAIPQQLQNQNNGMPIGNGQFNPNQQGNMPPSQQQLHNVPQANNSNNGNQANIPVMSPQSYDIVLRQTPSWQTTVYLGNIAHFTQQTDLIPLLQNFGFIVDFKFHPERGCAFVKYDSHERAALAIVQLAGFTINGRPLKCGWGKDRPPMGQFQNFGRGVPPPPMYNQGRP
- a CDS encoding DEHA2A10032p (weakly similar to uniprot|P25037 Saccharomyces cerevisiae YDL122W UBP1 Ubiquitin-specific protease); this encodes MTSYISKESIAFFVLIIIFVVPLLDQTLLDKVLPVTFFNNIIPGGNINSISKFIKSNRLPLSTASTLVLLSIVLSVYYGRHPLSYSLPEFVNRAFSNMNSGYRYMTSNKSRFGPSRQSRETRFAVKNGGELGGISNDGNTCFMNSVLQSLASSKHLLKFIDSYLYSEIEISGEPTPTTVKSNTPKPDLVFTAALRRFLEGINGSYGSRGKEFSAKPLLNKMPNGPKQNFFTGYNQEDAQEFYQLVMNLVETEYKKDSKSRQSSPEPDSSEKSPSDKFVDSALVPNLISGCEELGRLGKVYVPASQVDPNLLEIDHKVYPLDLVTPVDGISVERIGCLACGEVGGIRYSVNSGLSLNLPNKSSYSGYDLDSLMNDWIAPEIIEDVNCNRCGLVQTKAFLLSKISEANNEKIIGQFQNRADEIEKELLQPHITDEVFEKLSIKQMIRKTKKSKQISLSRPPPLLTIHINRSVFDPKTYMIVKNPSNVSFPSRLDLTSYVTEPKDINMDARLPFRKQDERTINIPLADINKPSNSSESESSNTVSMSDQDNFEDKELSQSDRYSNSTSDSSENQDNCIALNPKLLYNLKAVISHFGTHNYGHYICYRRLRGSWWRISDESVYVVTENEVLNSQGTFMLFYEYNDGVNEILQHLDDDEEEDQESESAHGNSQCALDSESYEKNNTPTKLEDDDYLNNRDDDDSQSSGLSDDGDIGLPNENLDSERNGNLSMDDYNVEEGRAFHI